The nucleotide sequence GGCGTGCCGCGCGGCAAGTCGGCCAATTTTTGTCCGTTGTCCGCCGGTGCGCTGCGAGCGTCCACCGCATCCGCGGTCACGATGGAGCTTTGGGACAATGCGATGCGCGAATCCCCGGCCCATGCCACCGCCACCGCGGTTGCACCCAGCACGGCAACGAATGCTCCCGCCACTGCCAGACCCGTTTTGCGGCGCACGGAAAAAACCGCGAACACCACAGCGATGATTCCGAGCCAGAAGAGCAGGCTTCCGAGCAGAACAAGAAGATCGAACGATATGTAGCGTCCGGCGATTTCCGCGGCGCCGAGACCCGGGGCGGGCACGCCGAGGGCGGACATCACATGTTCGAGGCTGGCACGCGCGGCGGAGTTTCCGGGATCTAGGGCCAAGGCACGGCGGTAGTTGATCGCTGCGGGCACCTCGTTGCCCAAACGGTATTCTGCATGACCGAGGTTGAGAAAAACCGAAGGGTTCGACGTTCCGGCTTTGACGAGCTTCTCGTATCCGTCGCGCGCCGCACCGTAATCACCTTGCGCGTAGGAACGGTTGGCCTCCTCGAAAGTCGCGCTTTCATCAGCGGGCTGCGCGGATGCACCGGCGGCGCACAGAACGAGGAAGGCAAAAAAGAAAAGTTTTCTAAACATGGTTCGAGGAAAATTTTTCCAGCAATTCGACGACGCGGCGCTTTTCGTGCGCTTCGAGGGCATTGCTGCCGCCGCCGCCATACTTCAGTTCGTCGCAGCGGGCGAGCACGGATTCCAATTCCCGGCGGATCTCGGGATCCGGCACACGGCGCGCCAGAGCTTCCGCGGCATCGATCAAGCCGGCTGGTTTGTCGTCCCACAGGGCGAGCTGCGATTGAACAAACTGTGCTGCTGCACCGTAGAATTCCGGCCGCGTCGCGGCCTTCTGCAGATTGCCACGGGCCGACCGCAGCGCGGCCTCGAGGCCGGCGGTGCGCTCGCTTTTCATCGCACGCCGGCGTATCCAGACAAGCCAGGGGACGGAAATAAGCAAAGCGGCCAGCACGGCAATGTTGACGATGCGGAACCACGGACGCGTGAGCCATGGCTCGAAGGATGGAGCATGACGCGAGAGGGTCGTGGCCGGTGCGGCAATGTCGGGAACACCCGCTCCCTGAGCGGCAGGCAACGCCTCGTCCTCGCGTGACGGCGTCTGCGCGGCCGTTTTGGCGTCTGACGACTCGCCGGCTTTCGCCCCCCCGCCCGCGGCAGTCACAGCCACCGGCTCGGTCTTGAGCGTGACGTATTTTTTCTTCAGCGGATCGAAATAAGAAAACTCCGCGCCTGGCGTTGAGGTCTGGTCGGTGCGCGCCACCATGCTGACCTCGAACGTCTTCGTTCCACCGTAGCCGATGGCATCGGCACCCTTGAAGCTTTCCTTTGGCGCGTAAGTGCGCCATCCGTCCGTCCCCGTCAGCGCGGGCGGGGAAATGGCGTCGAAGTTGCCGCGTCCCTCGACCGCAAGCGCGAGAGTGACAGGTTCGCCGGCCTTCACCGTCCGCGGCGTAGCGGAAGCGTCGATGGTGAATTGACCGATCGCCCCGCTGAAATTTTCAGGACGTCCTTCCTTCGGCAACGGCAGCACCTCGATCTTGCGCGGATTGGTGCGTGCCTGGATATTCTCCGCCCGGCCGAAGCCCGGCATCGGGATGTTCTGGAAAAATTGGTCGAAAAACGGGTCCATGCCGGACGGCGCGCCGGCGGACATCATCCGCCCCTCCATCATGGCCGCAGGAATTTCGATTTCACCCGACTTCACCGGCGTGATCGCGCTGCGGAAAGTCACGATGTTGTAGGGGACATCGTCGATGTATTGCTCGGTCTGCTCCGGTTCGGTGAGGGGCGCCGCGGTGAAACCGTCGCCGCCAAAACTCGGACGCTGCAAATTGTCAAATTGGCTGTCGGCGCGGAAATAGAACCGCAGTTCGACCGGCACCACTTCGCCGACATAGGCCGATTTGGCACCCATCACGATCTCCCCGAAATAGGCGGCGGGCTCGCCGTCCGGACCGCGCGGCGCGGAGCGTCCAGGTGCGGGTGCCTGCGGCTGCGCAGGCAAAGAAGGCGGGGAAAGATTGGACGGCGGGTTTCCGGTTTGCGGCGGCCGCGCGGGAAGCGAAGGCGCGGGTGGCATGGATCCGCCCGGCCCTGTCACCCGCAGATTGACCGAATCCGTTCGCACCTGCTTTCCGCCGGCCTGGACGGCAAATCCCGGGATCGTGAAATTGCCGGGCTGGTTCGGAATGACCGTGTAAGCGTAGATCATCGCGGAGGCAGTCTGGAAATTCACCATTTCCACGCGGCGCGAGGTGCCGGTCAGCCGGATCTCGAGCCCCGGCACCATGAGCGAGCGCGGCATATCTTGAGGCGGATCGACATTGATGAACTGGTATTGCAACTGGAGCGGCACGCCGACTTGGCCCACTTGCGAACTCAAACTTGTCACCACCTCGGCCCGCGAAGCGGACGCGAACGCCAGGTAAACCGCGGCAGCCAGCATGACGCCGTGACGGAATGAAAAACTCATTGGCACCTGCATACTACCAGTCTCTTGAGACATCCTGAAAGTTCCGTCGTTCGAGAAGCTGCACTTGTTCCTCCTCGTTCTGCAATGAACGCAACAAAGCCCGCGCCTGAGATTCGCTCATCCGGCCCTCGGCCTCCGCCTGCGCTTCGGCAATCGCGGCGGCCTCTTCCTTTCCGCCCTCGCCGCCTTGCTGCGCGCCGCGGATCTCGCCTTGCTTCTTTTCGCCCGACTGCTGCGGAACAGGCGCCGGTTTTTCACCCGCTTTGTTGCCGGCCTGTTGCCGGGCGTCAGAGGGCTGGCCTTCACCCTGATCTTCGCGCTGTTCGCCCTCGCGACCTTGCTGCGCTTCGTCTTTTTTCTCCTCTCCCTTCTGTCCCGGGGATTGCTCCTCTTTTTTCTCGCCGCTTTGGCCTTGGTCTTTCTTCTCCTCCTCGCCGCCACCGGCAGGTTTCTTGTCTTCGCCCTTCTCGCCGGATTGCTCTTCCTGCTTCTCGCCTTGCGAGCCTTGCTGCTTCTGCTCGTCTTTCTTGTCATCGCCGGACTGCTGCTGTTCGTCCTTCTTCTCTTGGCTGCCGCCCTGCTGCTGGTCCTTGTTCTGTTCGCCCTGCTGCTCCTGCTCTTTTTTATCCTGACCGCTCCCTTGCTGCTGCTGGTCCTGCTTCTGCTGCTGGCCTTGCTGCTCGTCTTTTTTCTCCTGCTGTCCACCACCCTGCTGTTGCTGATCTTTTTTGTCGCCCGATTGCTGCTGGTCGTCCTTCTTCTGCTGACCGCCGCCCTGTTGCTGTTGGTCTTTTTTCTGGTCGCCCTGCTGCTCCTGCTCCTTCTTGTCCTGGCCTCCGCCTTGCTGCTGCTGGTCCTGTTTCTGCTGCTGGTCTTGTTGCTTTTGATCCTGCTTTTGCTGGTCCTTCTTTTTGTCCTGTTGCTTCTGCTCTTGCTCCGCCTGCTTGAGCAATTCCTCGACACGCTGCTTGTTTTCTTTCGCCTCGACGTAATCCGGACGCGTCTTGAGCGCTGCCTCGTATTTGGCGATGGCGTCCTTCCAGTCGGTGATCTTCTTCTCTTTATCAGCCTGACCCTCGCCTTGGCGGAACAAGGTGTTAGCGAGGTTGAACTCCGCGGACGACCTCAGCGCGGGATCGTCGGACAGCATGGCACGGGAGAAATACTCGGAGGCTTTGCCGTAGTCCTTGAGACGATAAGCAGCGGCGCCTGCGTTGAGTTGAAGGTCGGGCGAGGCCGGCTCCATTTTGAGGCGCTTCTCAAAGGCCTGGCGCGCCGTCTCGTAATCGCCGTGTTCGTAGGCCTCGAGGCCCATGGGTGCAGCCCATGATGCGGGCGCGAACGCAAGCCACACCGCGGCGGCGACCGCGGCCGCCGGGCGGCGACGGCGCTCGCCAACCAAGGCTTGAAGGACGAGCAGGGCGATCGCCGCTCCGAGCGGCCATTGGTAGCGCTCGATGGGACGACGCGACGAATTCATGGTGATGTCAGCTTCCGCCAACTTGCCGATCCCGTCCACTGCCAGGCGCTGAGCCGCTCCGTCATCCAAGGGCGTGTAAAATCCCCCCGCAGCCTCGGCGATTTCTTTCATCCGCGCCTCGTCGAGGCGCGACTGCACAACTTTGCCGGATGGATCGCGCACGAATTCACCCGGACCGAGCGGGATCTCCGATCCCTCGGAAGAGCCGACACCCACGGTGAAAATGCGGACTCCGTCCGCACCGGCCTGTTTGGCCGCCACCAAGCCATCGGCATCGAGTTCCTCGCCATCGGAGATGATGATGAGTGCGCGCGAAAAACCTTCGGCTTTGCCGAAAGCTTCCTCGGCGGTGGCAATAGCCGCCGCGATATTCGTGCCACCCTTCGGAATGACCGTGGTGTCCAGTTCGTCGAGCGCCGCGAGCACAGCCCCATGGTCGAGAGTCAGTGGAGCTTGCAGGAATCCGGACCCGGCGAACGCCACCAGACCGACACGATCGGCGCCGAGTTCGCTGATGAGATCTTCGGCCAGAAGCTTCGCCCGGTCGAGGCGCGACGGCGCGACATCCGGCGCGAGCATCGAACGCGAGACGTCCATCGCGATGATGACATCGCGACCACGGTGCGGCACCTCGAGAGTGTCATAGCCGAGCTGCGGACCGGCCATGGTGACAACGAGCAACCCGAGCGCGCCAAGGATACACGCGCTGCGAAACCAGCGGCGCGCGGGACTGCTGCTACCCGCAAGTTGCGAGCGCAGCTTGGGAGCGACGATGCGGCCGATCATGGCCTGACGCCGCCGTTCGGCCCACCAGTAGAGCGCGACCACCAGCGGCAGCAGCCAGAGGAAGTGCAGAAGCGCGGGACGGGCAAAAGTCAGGGCAGACGTCTCCATATCGTTTGTCCGAGCAGGGTTTCCGCGGCGAGCAGCACCGCGCCGACGAGCACGAACCACGGAAAAAGGTCGCGGTATTGCGCGACTTTCTGGATTTCCACCTGCGATTTTTCCAGCTCGTCGATTTCGTTGAAAATGCGCTGCAGCGACTGCGTGTCTGTCGCGCGAAAATACGATCCGCCGGTCATGGAGGCGATTTCCTTGAGGCTTTCCTCGTTGAACTCCACGGGGATCTGACGGTAAACCGTGCGTCCGAAGGGATCGACGAAGGGGAACGGTGCGTTGCCGCGGCTCCCCGCACCGATGGTGTAAACTTTGATCCCCAAGGCCTTGGCCGCCTCGGCTGCGGTGAGCGGCGTGACGCGACCCATGTTGTTGTCGCCGTCGGTGAGCAACACGACGAGTTTCGATTTGGCTTCCTTGTCTTTCAGGCGGTTGGATGCCGCGGCCAAAGCCGACCCGATCGCGGTGCCATCCTCGACCAGACCGATGCGCGTGCGGTCGAGATTTTGCGTGAGCCAGTCATGGTCGAGAGTCAGCGGGCTGACCAGATAGGGCCTGCCGGCAAAAGCCACGATACCGATGCGGTCGTTCGGACGCCCCGCGATGAACTGGTCGGTCACGCGCTTGATCGCCTCCAGCCGGTTCGCGCGCTGGCCGCCGATGGTGAAATCCTCCGCCAGCATCGAACGCGAGACGTCGATCACGAGCATGATGTCCACGCCGCTGGCTTGCGTGCGGGTGATCGTTTTGCCGAGTTGCGGGCGCGCCAGCGCGAGGATCAGGCAGGCCAAGGCAAAGTAGAGAAGCCCGGTGAGAAAATCGCCGGCGCGCGAACGGCGGCGTCCGCCGATTTTTCCCACGGTCTTCGTGGTCGAAAACAAAACCCCGGGGGTCCCGCCGATCTTGCCCTTCAGCCACGAGACCAGGGGAATCAGCAGCAGAAGCCAGAGGAACTTCGGCTGCTGGAAAGAAAGCGCGGAAAAATCAGGCAGCCACGACATCGGTCGCTCCTCCTTTCACCAGATCCTCGGCCAATTCCGTGAGTTCGGAATTGTCGGCGCCCGTGGCCGCAGCCCGGGCGAATTTGATCATGTCCGCCTTGTCGAGAAACCGCGTCAAGTGCGCCAACCGCTCCGCGTCGAATATGCCGCTGCCGCGCGCGGTCTGCAGGAACTCGTAGGACGTCTGGGTCGTGGCGGGCAATTGATGCTCGCCCGCGAGAAAATTTCGCAGCACGTCGCACACCTCGATGCTGAACTCGTAAGGCGGGGTTTGCGCGGCCTGTTCGCGGGCCTTGGCCAAAGCCACAAGTGCTTTTTCTCGCGCGGTGAGCGGGCGGCGGTTGCGGCGCCGCCGCCAGGCGATCAATCCCCACACCGCAGCCGCCAGAAGAAGGAGCGCAACCACGCCGGCGGCAATCATGACCGGCATCGGGTAGGGCAGACACCAAACGGGTCCCGCGATTTCGTGCGGCAGCAAGTCGGCGGGCGCGGGCGTGTTGGTGGCGGGCGGCATGGTCAGGCGCTGAGTTGACGCTGCTCGCGGCGGTCGAAGAAAGAGCGGAGCACGTGCAGGTAATCCTCGTTGGTGCGCAAGGGGATCATGTCGATTCCCAGCTTGTTGAACTCCTGGTCGATCATCTTCTTCCGCCTTTCCTCGAGGGCGAGGTAGGCTCCGCGCAGCGCACGGCTCGATGTGTTGATGTCGATCTGCTCGCCGGTCTCCGGATCCTCGAGGGTGACAATCCCCACATCCGGCAGATGTTCCTCGCCCGGATCAACCACCGGGATGGCAATAAGATCATGACGGCGGGCGGTGACCGCCAGCGGACGCGAGTATCCTTCGTCGAGAAAGTCGGAGATGAGAAAAACGACCGCGCGCCGGGTCACCACCTTGTTCAGATACTCGAGAGCGGCGGTGATGTTTGTCCCGCGGTGCCGCGGTTTGAAATAGAGCATCTCGCGGATCAGCCGCAGGGTGTGGAGGCGTCCTTTTTTCGGATGGATGAAAAGCTCGACCTCGTCGGTGAAAAGCAGGAGCCCGACCTTGTCGTTGTTGCGGATGGCGCTGAACGCGAGGATCGAAGCGACCTCGGCCGCAAGTTCGCGCTTGCTCGACTCAACGCTGCCGAAATCGCCCGACGCGCTGACATCGACCACCAGCATGACCGTCAACTCGCGCTCCTCGGTGAATTTTTTAACGAAGGGCGCGTTCATGCGCGCCGTGACGTTCCAGTCGATCGAGCGGATCTCGTCGCCGGGCGTGTATTCGCGGACCTCCTCGAAATTCATCCCGCGCCCCTTGAACACGCTGTGGTAGGAGCCGGCGAACATCGAATCCACCAGACGCCGCGTGCGCAGCTCGAGGCGCCGGATTTTTTTGAGGATCTCGCGGGTTTCCTGCATGAGATGCAAAGATTTTAAGTTTTTGAGTCTTGGGATTTAAGTGAAGGCCTGCCACCGCGGGTTGCGCGGCTCTTCAAACTTTCACCTTGAAACTTGAAACTCTCCCTACGGCACCGGC is from Chthoniobacterales bacterium and encodes:
- a CDS encoding protein BatD, whose product is MSQETGSMQVPMSFSFRHGVMLAAAVYLAFASASRAEVVTSLSSQVGQVGVPLQLQYQFINVDPPQDMPRSLMVPGLEIRLTGTSRRVEMVNFQTASAMIYAYTVIPNQPGNFTIPGFAVQAGGKQVRTDSVNLRVTGPGGSMPPAPSLPARPPQTGNPPSNLSPPSLPAQPQAPAPGRSAPRGPDGEPAAYFGEIVMGAKSAYVGEVVPVELRFYFRADSQFDNLQRPSFGGDGFTAAPLTEPEQTEQYIDDVPYNIVTFRSAITPVKSGEIEIPAAMMEGRMMSAGAPSGMDPFFDQFFQNIPMPGFGRAENIQARTNPRKIEVLPLPKEGRPENFSGAIGQFTIDASATPRTVKAGEPVTLALAVEGRGNFDAISPPALTGTDGWRTYAPKESFKGADAIGYGGTKTFEVSMVARTDQTSTPGAEFSYFDPLKKKYVTLKTEPVAVTAAGGGAKAGESSDAKTAAQTPSREDEALPAAQGAGVPDIAAPATTLSRHAPSFEPWLTRPWFRIVNIAVLAALLISVPWLVWIRRRAMKSERTAGLEAALRSARGNLQKAATRPEFYGAAAQFVQSQLALWDDKPAGLIDAAEALARRVPDPEIRRELESVLARCDELKYGGGGSNALEAHEKRRVVELLEKFSSNHV
- a CDS encoding VWA domain-containing protein, with protein sequence METSALTFARPALLHFLWLLPLVVALYWWAERRRQAMIGRIVAPKLRSQLAGSSSPARRWFRSACILGALGLLVVTMAGPQLGYDTLEVPHRGRDVIIAMDVSRSMLAPDVAPSRLDRAKLLAEDLISELGADRVGLVAFAGSGFLQAPLTLDHGAVLAALDELDTTVIPKGGTNIAAAIATAEEAFGKAEGFSRALIIISDGEELDADGLVAAKQAGADGVRIFTVGVGSSEGSEIPLGPGEFVRDPSGKVVQSRLDEARMKEIAEAAGGFYTPLDDGAAQRLAVDGIGKLAEADITMNSSRRPIERYQWPLGAAIALLVLQALVGERRRRPAAAVAAAVWLAFAPASWAAPMGLEAYEHGDYETARQAFEKRLKMEPASPDLQLNAGAAAYRLKDYGKASEYFSRAMLSDDPALRSSAEFNLANTLFRQGEGQADKEKKITDWKDAIAKYEAALKTRPDYVEAKENKQRVEELLKQAEQEQKQQDKKKDQQKQDQKQQDQQQKQDQQQQGGGQDKKEQEQQGDQKKDQQQQGGGQQKKDDQQQSGDKKDQQQQGGGQQEKKDEQQGQQQKQDQQQQGSGQDKKEQEQQGEQNKDQQQGGSQEKKDEQQQSGDDKKDEQKQQGSQGEKQEEQSGEKGEDKKPAGGGEEEKKDQGQSGEKKEEQSPGQKGEEKKDEAQQGREGEQREDQGEGQPSDARQQAGNKAGEKPAPVPQQSGEKKQGEIRGAQQGGEGGKEEAAAIAEAQAEAEGRMSESQARALLRSLQNEEEQVQLLERRNFQDVSRDW
- a CDS encoding VWA domain-containing protein, translating into MSWLPDFSALSFQQPKFLWLLLLIPLVSWLKGKIGGTPGVLFSTTKTVGKIGGRRRSRAGDFLTGLLYFALACLILALARPQLGKTITRTQASGVDIMLVIDVSRSMLAEDFTIGGQRANRLEAIKRVTDQFIAGRPNDRIGIVAFAGRPYLVSPLTLDHDWLTQNLDRTRIGLVEDGTAIGSALAAASNRLKDKEAKSKLVVLLTDGDNNMGRVTPLTAAEAAKALGIKVYTIGAGSRGNAPFPFVDPFGRTVYRQIPVEFNEESLKEIASMTGGSYFRATDTQSLQRIFNEIDELEKSQVEIQKVAQYRDLFPWFVLVGAVLLAAETLLGQTIWRRLP
- a CDS encoding DUF4381 family protein, which translates into the protein MPPATNTPAPADLLPHEIAGPVWCLPYPMPVMIAAGVVALLLLAAAVWGLIAWRRRRNRRPLTAREKALVALAKAREQAAQTPPYEFSIEVCDVLRNFLAGEHQLPATTQTSYEFLQTARGSGIFDAERLAHLTRFLDKADMIKFARAAATGADNSELTELAEDLVKGGATDVVAA
- a CDS encoding DUF58 domain-containing protein gives rise to the protein MQETREILKKIRRLELRTRRLVDSMFAGSYHSVFKGRGMNFEEVREYTPGDEIRSIDWNVTARMNAPFVKKFTEERELTVMLVVDVSASGDFGSVESSKRELAAEVASILAFSAIRNNDKVGLLLFTDEVELFIHPKKGRLHTLRLIREMLYFKPRHRGTNITAALEYLNKVVTRRAVVFLISDFLDEGYSRPLAVTARRHDLIAIPVVDPGEEHLPDVGIVTLEDPETGEQIDINTSSRALRGAYLALEERRKKMIDQEFNKLGIDMIPLRTNEDYLHVLRSFFDRREQRQLSA